Proteins from a genomic interval of Diaphorobacter sp. HDW4A:
- a CDS encoding peptidylprolyl isomerase: MKIRALTLGLVSAATLSVVLLPMAASAQGLRPAGTPQAPRLAPSVTLPAATVGGRAATRSADFIVAVVNSEPITNNDVQIRMERVRAQMASQGAGQQQPPESVLAKEVLERLIMEKIQIQNAKEMGLKVDDFAVSQAVKSVAQQNKIAEEDMYRRLAQDGISKEQFRGELRNQMLAQRLREREVDSRVKVSETDIDQYLSEQRSTSNSAAAVSPEINLGHILIAVPEGASADTVEAQRVKADKLTQEIRSGKDFSEAARASSNAADAAQGGLMGLRPADRYPDLFVNATQNAAVGSVVGPIRSPAGFHILKVVDRSVSGVPSVAVQSHVRHILLRMGAKQSEQQAAQRLEDYRHRIESGQATFEALAREYSQDGSAQNGGDLGWAGPGRYVPEFEQVVESLQPGQISQPLLSRFGMHLIQLLDRREVKLSQREQREMVRDVVREKKLEEAYNNWMQETRSRAYVEFREPPQ; this comes from the coding sequence ATGAAAATTCGTGCACTGACTTTGGGTCTTGTTTCTGCCGCCACCTTGTCGGTGGTGTTGTTGCCGATGGCGGCCTCTGCACAGGGTCTGCGACCAGCCGGCACGCCGCAGGCGCCGCGTCTGGCACCCAGCGTGACGCTGCCCGCCGCCACCGTCGGTGGCCGCGCCGCCACCCGTTCGGCTGACTTCATCGTGGCCGTGGTGAATTCCGAGCCGATCACCAACAATGACGTGCAGATCCGCATGGAGCGCGTGCGCGCCCAGATGGCGAGCCAGGGGGCAGGGCAGCAGCAGCCGCCTGAGAGCGTTCTGGCCAAGGAGGTGCTGGAGCGCCTGATCATGGAGAAGATCCAGATCCAGAACGCCAAGGAAATGGGCCTCAAGGTTGATGACTTCGCGGTGTCGCAGGCCGTGAAATCGGTGGCGCAGCAGAACAAGATCGCCGAGGAAGACATGTACCGCCGTCTTGCGCAGGACGGGATCAGCAAGGAGCAGTTTCGCGGTGAGTTGCGCAATCAGATGCTGGCGCAACGCCTGCGCGAGCGCGAGGTGGATTCGCGCGTGAAGGTCTCGGAGACCGACATCGACCAGTACCTGAGCGAGCAGCGCAGCACCTCCAACAGCGCGGCCGCTGTCAGCCCGGAAATCAACCTGGGCCACATACTGATCGCCGTGCCTGAAGGTGCTTCGGCGGACACGGTCGAGGCACAGAGGGTCAAGGCGGACAAGCTGACCCAGGAAATTCGCAGCGGCAAGGACTTCTCCGAAGCTGCGCGCGCTTCGTCCAATGCGGCCGACGCCGCGCAAGGCGGATTGATGGGCTTGCGTCCTGCAGATCGTTACCCCGATCTGTTTGTCAACGCCACTCAGAATGCGGCTGTAGGCAGCGTGGTCGGCCCGATCCGCTCGCCTGCGGGTTTCCATATCCTCAAGGTGGTGGATCGCTCGGTCTCCGGCGTGCCTTCCGTTGCGGTGCAATCGCATGTGCGCCACATCCTGCTGCGCATGGGCGCAAAGCAGTCCGAGCAGCAAGCCGCGCAACGTCTGGAAGATTACCGCCACCGTATCGAGAGCGGACAGGCAACTTTCGAGGCGCTGGCCCGTGAGTATTCGCAGGACGGCAGCGCGCAAAATGGCGGTGATCTCGGCTGGGCCGGGCCTGGTCGCTATGTGCCGGAGTTCGAACAGGTGGTGGAATCGTTGCAGCCCGGTCAGATCAGCCAGCCCCTGCTGTCACGTTTTGGCATGCACCTGATTCAGCTGCTGGATCGCCGCGAGGTCAAGCTGAGCCAGCGCGAGCAGCGCGAGATGGTGCGTGACGTGGTACGTGAGAAGAAGCTGGAAGAGGCTTACAACAACTGGATGCAGGAGACGCGCTCCAGGGCCTACGTGGAATTCCGCGAACCCCCGCAATAA
- a CDS encoding LPS-assembly protein LptD, producing MTTQPAENSEIVPVTSGLPPPALRSSPMLQEEIPSAVRAQLPVFVTGDQVTGQPDIKAVIDGNAELRRGDTVIRADRMEYDVPEDRAMAEGNVHINRAGNVYQGTLLDLKVDAFSGFFSDARYRFLDTGGHGEASRVDFVDNDNSIVYNSTYTTCERTNEDSWRPDWILRARKITLDRGEDVGVAEDGVLEFKGVPVLPVPKLSFPLSDKRKSGFLPPTIGLSSNSGVEYEQPYYWNIAPNRDATITPMLMSRRGASLSGEFRYLEPTYKGQVSAMYMPNDQLRDRDRWAYALKHNGLIDSPIGGLGLNIDVKRVSDDNYWRDFSQRTSPIGLGTQLTQRLLSADASLGWTKGDHSVSARALKWQTLQDATAQITPPYDRLPQLHYRYAPQEMPGGLDFSVDADYTKFRADSYYTKQPNAERSFASAQLSRPFLAPAGFVIPKVMLNTTSYKFDTQLSNGQTSLSRTLPTFSLDSGLVFEREASFFGRNFLQTLEPRAFYTYTPYRDQSMIPIYDTAPNDFNFASIYTENAFGGNDRIADNNLLTLGLTTRLLDADTGAEAVRLGVAQRVRFSDQDVTMPGVNPSRDRLSDILLGAGINWTPEWGFDSIVQYNPKTSRSTRSTIGARYSPGKYRTVSAAYRLQKVTDAITEASEQFDVGWQWPLNDLWGDRAEQRTPGGPGRWYSVGRLNYSMKDSKFVDTVVGFEYESCCWVGRVVLERLQNSIKTSNTRLMFQVEFLGFSRLSLGSNPLQSLQRNVPRYQILNQGVATPSRFSQYD from the coding sequence CTGACGACACAACCCGCAGAGAATTCCGAGATCGTTCCGGTAACCTCGGGCCTGCCGCCCCCGGCTTTGCGCTCATCTCCAATGCTGCAGGAGGAAATCCCTTCCGCAGTGCGTGCACAACTGCCGGTGTTCGTGACCGGCGATCAGGTGACCGGCCAGCCGGACATCAAGGCCGTGATCGACGGCAATGCCGAGCTGCGCCGCGGCGACACGGTGATCCGGGCCGATCGCATGGAATACGACGTGCCGGAAGACCGTGCCATGGCCGAGGGCAATGTGCACATCAACCGTGCGGGCAATGTGTACCAAGGCACGTTGCTGGACCTGAAGGTTGACGCGTTTTCGGGCTTCTTCAGCGACGCGCGCTATCGTTTTCTCGATACTGGAGGCCACGGAGAAGCCTCGCGCGTCGATTTTGTAGACAACGACAACTCCATTGTCTACAACAGCACCTACACGACCTGCGAACGCACCAACGAGGACAGCTGGCGTCCCGACTGGATTTTGCGCGCCCGCAAGATCACGCTGGACCGTGGAGAGGATGTGGGCGTTGCCGAAGATGGCGTTCTTGAATTCAAAGGCGTGCCGGTGCTGCCGGTGCCCAAGCTCTCGTTCCCGCTGTCGGACAAGCGCAAGTCCGGTTTCCTGCCGCCGACCATTGGCCTGAGCAGCAACAGCGGTGTCGAATACGAGCAGCCGTATTACTGGAACATCGCCCCCAACCGTGACGCCACCATCACGCCGATGTTGATGTCGCGGCGCGGCGCGTCCCTGTCGGGTGAGTTCCGCTATCTGGAGCCGACTTACAAGGGGCAGGTCTCTGCGATGTACATGCCCAACGACCAGTTGCGCGACCGCGACCGTTGGGCCTATGCACTCAAGCACAATGGGCTGATCGATTCGCCGATTGGCGGTCTGGGCCTGAACATCGACGTCAAGCGGGTCAGCGACGACAACTACTGGCGCGATTTTTCGCAGCGCACCAGCCCGATTGGCCTCGGTACCCAGCTCACGCAGCGTCTGCTGTCGGCCGATGCCTCGCTGGGCTGGACCAAGGGGGATCATTCGGTCTCGGCGCGCGCGCTCAAGTGGCAGACGCTGCAGGACGCCACCGCGCAGATCACCCCACCATATGACCGGTTGCCGCAGTTGCACTATCGCTACGCACCGCAGGAAATGCCAGGCGGGCTCGATTTCAGCGTCGATGCCGACTACACCAAGTTCCGGGCAGACAGCTATTACACGAAGCAACCTAACGCCGAGCGCTCATTCGCCTCGGCACAGTTGAGCCGACCGTTTCTGGCACCTGCGGGCTTCGTGATTCCGAAGGTGATGCTCAACACCACAAGCTACAAGTTCGACACCCAGCTCAGCAATGGGCAGACCAGCCTCTCGCGCACGCTGCCGACCTTCAGCCTTGACAGCGGTCTGGTGTTCGAGCGCGAAGCCAGCTTCTTCGGCCGCAATTTCCTGCAGACGCTTGAGCCGCGCGCGTTCTACACCTACACGCCGTATCGTGATCAGAGCATGATCCCGATTTACGACACGGCGCCCAACGACTTCAATTTCGCGTCGATCTATACGGAAAACGCGTTCGGCGGCAATGACCGCATTGCCGACAACAACCTGCTCACGCTGGGCCTGACCACGCGGCTGCTCGATGCAGATACCGGCGCTGAGGCTGTGCGTTTGGGCGTGGCGCAGCGCGTGCGCTTCTCCGATCAGGACGTCACGATGCCGGGCGTGAACCCGTCGCGGGATCGTCTGTCCGACATTCTGCTTGGCGCCGGTATCAACTGGACGCCCGAGTGGGGTTTTGACTCGATTGTTCAGTACAACCCCAAGACCAGCCGCTCGACCCGCAGCACCATCGGTGCGCGTTACTCGCCTGGCAAGTACCGCACGGTCAGCGCCGCCTACCGCCTGCAGAAGGTCACCGACGCTATCACCGAGGCGAGCGAGCAATTCGACGTCGGCTGGCAATGGCCGCTCAACGACCTCTGGGGTGACCGCGCCGAGCAGCGCACACCCGGTGGCCCGGGCCGCTGGTACAGCGTGGGTCGCCTGAACTACAGCATGAAGGACAGCAAGTTCGTCGACACCGTTGTTGGTTTCGAGTACGAGAGCTGCTGCTGGGTGGGACGCGTGGTGCTGGAGCGGCTGCAGAATTCGATCAAAACTTCCAACACGCGCCTGATGTTCCAGGTTGAATTCCTTGGTTTCTCGCGACTGTCGCTAGGCTCGAACCCGCTGCAGAGCCTGCAGCGCAATGTGCCGCGCTATCAGATACTGAATCAAGGGGTCGCAACGCCGAGCCGATTCAGTCAATACGATTGA
- a CDS encoding aminoglycoside phosphotransferase family protein yields the protein MSQPNHPTQAGTEALSKAVSWSDPAREKLFNQWLAALAPAHGLLVDSVSTASADASFRRYLRVQSASSASYIIMDAPPDKEDCRPFIHVQKLLQEAQVLSPKVLSWDEPHGFMLITDFGDQTLIGLLHPEQPTPAHGWYLQAVDTLIDWQKASRPGVLPEYNDALLRRELQLFPDWYLGQHRKVKLNDKQQATIQKTFDTIIATNLEAPSVFVHRDYMTRNLMVTSEQKLAVLDFQDAVHGPVTYDIASLLRDAFISWEEDFVIDITVRYWEKARQAGILGTNSASGWGADFGEFYRAVDWMALQRHLKVAGIFARLTLRDGKPKYLADAPRFIHYIRQTTSRYRELKPLLRLIDEVEGTQPAYGFAYGRM from the coding sequence ATGAGCCAACCCAACCACCCCACTCAGGCGGGCACAGAAGCCCTCTCCAAAGCAGTTTCCTGGTCCGATCCGGCGCGTGAGAAGCTGTTCAATCAATGGCTGGCAGCGCTGGCTCCCGCACACGGCCTGCTCGTCGATTCGGTGAGCACCGCCTCCGCCGACGCCAGCTTTCGCCGCTATCTGCGTGTGCAAAGCGCCAGCAGCGCAAGTTACATCATTATGGACGCACCTCCCGACAAGGAAGACTGCCGTCCATTCATTCATGTTCAAAAACTGTTGCAAGAAGCCCAAGTGCTTTCGCCCAAGGTGCTTTCCTGGGACGAGCCCCACGGCTTCATGCTGATCACAGACTTCGGCGACCAGACGCTGATCGGCCTGCTCCACCCCGAGCAGCCCACGCCCGCCCACGGCTGGTATTTGCAGGCGGTCGACACGCTGATCGACTGGCAAAAGGCCTCGCGCCCCGGCGTGCTGCCCGAATACAACGATGCCCTGCTGCGCCGCGAGCTGCAGTTGTTCCCCGACTGGTATCTGGGCCAGCACCGCAAGGTGAAGCTCAATGACAAGCAGCAGGCGACGATCCAGAAGACCTTCGACACCATCATCGCGACCAATCTCGAGGCGCCCAGCGTCTTCGTGCACCGCGACTACATGACCCGCAACCTGATGGTCACCTCAGAGCAGAAACTGGCGGTGCTGGACTTCCAGGACGCGGTCCACGGCCCGGTGACGTATGACATCGCCAGCCTGCTTCGGGACGCCTTCATCAGCTGGGAAGAGGATTTCGTCATCGACATTACTGTCCGTTACTGGGAAAAGGCGCGCCAGGCGGGCATTCTCGGCACGAACAGCGCGAGCGGCTGGGGTGCAGACTTCGGCGAGTTCTACCGCGCGGTAGACTGGATGGCACTGCAGCGCCACCTCAAGGTCGCGGGCATCTTCGCGCGGCTCACACTGCGCGATGGCAAGCCCAAATACTTGGCCGATGCGCCCCGTTTCATCCACTACATCCGCCAGACCACCTCGCGCTATCGCGAACTGAAGCCGCTTCTCAGGCTCATCGACGAGGTGGAAGGTACGCAGCCCGCCTACGGTTTCGCCTATGGGCGAATGTGA
- a CDS encoding 16S rRNA (uracil(1498)-N(3))-methyltransferase, producing MPRFHCSLPLATGADISLPPTAARHVQVLRLQPGDEITLFDGCGGEYTATVTRMGRSDVDVHVTAHAATEREAPVAVHLISGMPANERMDWLVEKATELGAASVQPLAAARSVIKLSGERADKRKERWQAIAVSACEQCGRNRVPDIQGPVSLAEWLKRQPAEALAPGAVRVVLSLREGNRPLRELAAGATDVWILHGPEGGLTQEEEDAALAAGFAPASLGNRVLRAETAAIASLSQLVFS from the coding sequence ATGCCGCGTTTCCATTGTTCATTGCCACTCGCCACAGGCGCCGACATCAGCCTGCCGCCCACCGCCGCGCGCCACGTGCAGGTGCTGCGCCTGCAGCCGGGCGACGAAATCACGCTGTTTGACGGGTGCGGTGGCGAATACACCGCCACCGTCACCCGCATGGGCCGCAGCGACGTGGATGTGCATGTGACTGCCCATGCTGCCACCGAGCGCGAAGCCCCGGTCGCCGTGCATCTGATCAGCGGTATGCCCGCCAACGAACGCATGGATTGGCTGGTCGAAAAGGCCACCGAGCTCGGCGCCGCGAGCGTGCAGCCGCTGGCCGCTGCGCGCAGCGTGATCAAGCTCTCGGGCGAACGCGCCGACAAGCGCAAGGAGCGCTGGCAAGCCATCGCCGTCTCGGCTTGCGAGCAATGCGGGCGCAACCGCGTGCCCGACATTCAGGGCCCGGTGTCGCTCGCCGAATGGCTCAAGAGGCAGCCTGCCGAGGCGCTTGCACCGGGCGCGGTGCGCGTCGTGCTCTCGCTGCGCGAAGGCAATCGCCCGCTGCGCGAGCTGGCCGCCGGAGCCACGGACGTCTGGATTCTCCACGGCCCCGAAGGCGGCCTCACGCAAGAAGAGGAAGACGCCGCCCTCGCCGCCGGTTTTGCGCCCGCCAGCCTCGGCAACCGCGTGCTGCGCGCCGAAACTGCTGCCATCGCATCGCTCTCCCAGCTGGTTTTCTCCTGA